In Paenibacillus ihbetae, the following are encoded in one genomic region:
- a CDS encoding pro-sigmaK processing inhibitor BofA family protein, whose translation MKLIVLAVLCISLLLLVYIIFRRKLGFGWMTVFGAHLALSALGIYVVNFSGVFTEVYIPLNPMTIGTVAILGLPGVALLIGLKLTIFG comes from the coding sequence ATGAAGCTCATAGTTTTAGCTGTGCTGTGCATATCATTACTGCTGCTCGTTTATATCATATTTCGGAGAAAGCTTGGTTTTGGTTGGATGACGGTATTCGGTGCGCATCTGGCCTTGTCTGCACTAGGGATCTACGTTGTGAATTTCTCAGGCGTCTTTACGGAAGTCTATATACCGCTGAATCCGATGACCATTGGAACGGTTGCGATATTGGGGCTGCCGGGAGTTGCTCTGCTGATCGGGTTGAAATTAACGATATTTGGGTAG
- a CDS encoding DUF2508 family protein, which yields MRVWWRPAKKEEQEVYITAEEQERMWHVYMDVRKSQVEWERAHMMFQEATGQDQIDYAIYMLEAAERKYQMNLKQAKQLNLNSVFMQKLEQQRGNG from the coding sequence ATGAGAGTATGGTGGAGACCAGCGAAGAAAGAGGAACAGGAAGTATATATAACGGCTGAGGAGCAGGAGCGGATGTGGCATGTGTATATGGACGTCCGCAAGTCCCAGGTGGAATGGGAGCGGGCACATATGATGTTCCAGGAGGCGACAGGACAGGATCAGATCGATTACGCCATCTATATGCTGGAAGCGGCAGAACGGAAGTATCAGATGAATTTAAAACAGGCCAAGCAGTTGAATCTGAACTCAGTATTTATGCAGAAGCTTGAACAACAGCGGGGGAATGGGTAA
- the recR gene encoding recombination mediator RecR → MYYPEPIAKLIDAFTRLPGVGPKTAARLAFHVLNMKEDDVIDFAKALVSVKRNLHYCSVCCNITDTDPCRVCQDKTRDASVICVVQDAKDLVAMERTKEFDGYYHVLHGAISPMEGIGPDEIRLKELLTRLSDERVKELILATNPNIEGEATAMYISRLVRPFDIKVTRIAHGLPVGGDLEYADEVTLSKALEGRRELN, encoded by the coding sequence TTGTACTATCCCGAACCGATCGCGAAGCTCATCGACGCCTTTACGCGACTGCCGGGTGTGGGGCCGAAGACGGCTGCCCGCCTGGCTTTTCACGTTTTGAATATGAAGGAAGACGATGTCATTGATTTTGCCAAAGCGCTGGTGAGCGTCAAGCGGAATTTGCATTACTGCTCGGTATGCTGCAACATTACGGATACGGATCCGTGCCGGGTATGCCAGGACAAGACGAGGGACGCATCCGTGATTTGCGTCGTGCAGGATGCCAAGGATCTGGTGGCTATGGAGCGCACGAAGGAGTTTGACGGTTACTACCATGTGCTGCATGGAGCGATATCCCCGATGGAGGGGATCGGGCCGGATGAAATCCGCTTGAAGGAACTTCTCACCCGTCTTAGCGATGAAAGGGTGAAGGAGCTGATCCTGGCGACGAACCCGAATATCGAGGGGGAAGCCACGGCGATGTACATATCGCGACTGGTTCGTCCTTTTGATATTAAAGTAACCCGGATCGCGCACGGGCTGCCTGTCGGCGGTGACTTGGAGTATGCGGATGAAGTGACGTTATCCAAGGCGCTTGAGGGACGGCGCGAGTTGAATTGA
- a CDS encoding YbaB/EbfC family nucleoid-associated protein: MNNMNQMMKQVKKMQEQMLKAQEELATKKVEGTSGGGVVTVEANGHKQILSINIKPEAVDPDDVEMLQDLVLTAVNDALTKAEELANADMGKFTGGMKIPGLF; this comes from the coding sequence ATGAATAATATGAACCAAATGATGAAGCAGGTTAAGAAAATGCAGGAGCAAATGCTGAAGGCGCAGGAAGAACTCGCAACGAAAAAAGTGGAAGGCACTTCCGGCGGCGGCGTTGTTACCGTAGAGGCTAACGGACACAAGCAGATTTTGTCCATTAACATCAAGCCGGAGGCCGTTGATCCCGATGATGTTGAAATGCTTCAAGACTTGGTGCTGACTGCGGTGAACGATGCGCTGACGAAAGCGGAAGAGCTGGCCAATGCTGACATGGGCAAATTCACCGGCGGCATGAAAATCCCGGGCTTGTTCTAA